In one Mucilaginibacter ginsenosidivorax genomic region, the following are encoded:
- a CDS encoding beta-glucosidase family protein: MKTVQFRQVIAVAFLLVGHTAFSQEKLPQLGHAPVSEIIKLMTLEEKASVVAGTGMRFQGHGAVIGEADGRVPGAAGNTMSINRFGIPGTVLSDGPAGVRIDPFRKGDSTKSYYATAWPVGTLLASSWDTALVKKVGVGFGNEIKEYGVDVILAPGMNIQRNPLNGRNFEYFSEDPYVSGYMAAAMVNGIQSNGVGTSIKHFAANNQESNRNAVNAIISERALRELYLRSFEIAVKRSQPMTVMSSYNKINGTYTSESYDLLTKILREEWGFKGMVMTDWFGGKDPVAQMKAGNDLLEPGTPRQQQAIIDAVKNGTLEVKVLDQNVERVLLYILKTPSFRKYQYANTPNLKSHATLSRSAAADGMVLLKNDNSALPLNKSQKVALFGIGSYKPVIGGTGSGAVVVAYTVALEKGLSQIGYVPDTALKTIYVTQIKADLKTHPEKNMVLGSPHLVPEPELRATDISSAADQDDIGIFTIRRNAGEGADRKVEDFYLSEAEKTQLKAVADAFHAKGKKLIVVLNIGGAIEMESWNKNVDAILLAWQPGLEAGNAIADVLSGGVDPSGKLATTFPVKYEDEPSAKSFPGTPANRPAESIYDEGIYVGYRYFNTFSVKTSYPFGYGLSYTRFAYSNLKLSAATFSKKLTATVTVINSGKVAGKEVVQLYLSAPNKTLDKPSEELKGFGKTRLLQPGASQTLTFTIDPKNLASFNTEKSSWIADAGKYTVKIGASSEDIRMTKPFVLAKMLIVEKDHKAIVPQVSINELKKLTK; the protein is encoded by the coding sequence ATGAAGACTGTCCAGTTTCGTCAAGTTATTGCCGTTGCCTTTTTGTTGGTTGGCCATACCGCATTTTCACAGGAAAAGTTACCCCAACTGGGTCATGCCCCGGTTAGTGAGATCATTAAGTTAATGACACTTGAGGAAAAAGCGTCTGTAGTCGCCGGAACCGGCATGCGCTTCCAGGGCCATGGCGCTGTCATTGGAGAAGCAGACGGACGTGTGCCGGGCGCTGCCGGAAATACCATGAGCATTAATCGTTTCGGCATTCCGGGTACGGTTCTTTCTGACGGGCCCGCCGGGGTACGTATCGATCCTTTTCGCAAAGGTGATAGTACGAAATCTTATTATGCTACGGCATGGCCGGTTGGCACCTTACTGGCTTCTTCATGGGACACGGCTTTGGTTAAAAAGGTTGGCGTAGGATTTGGTAATGAAATTAAAGAGTATGGCGTAGATGTGATCCTGGCACCAGGTATGAACATTCAGCGCAACCCATTGAATGGCCGCAACTTCGAGTATTTTTCGGAGGACCCCTATGTTTCCGGATATATGGCTGCGGCTATGGTAAATGGCATCCAATCAAATGGGGTAGGCACCTCTATAAAGCATTTCGCAGCTAACAACCAGGAGAGCAACCGTAATGCGGTAAATGCAATCATCAGTGAGCGGGCGCTTAGGGAATTATACTTGCGCAGTTTTGAGATCGCTGTTAAGCGGTCGCAGCCTATGACGGTAATGAGTTCCTATAATAAGATCAATGGAACGTATACTTCCGAAAGCTATGACTTACTGACAAAGATACTGCGTGAAGAATGGGGATTTAAAGGTATGGTAATGACGGACTGGTTCGGTGGTAAAGATCCTGTTGCTCAAATGAAAGCCGGAAATGATTTACTTGAACCGGGTACTCCGAGGCAGCAACAAGCAATAATTGACGCCGTAAAAAATGGAACTTTAGAGGTCAAAGTGCTCGATCAAAATGTGGAGCGGGTATTATTGTACATCCTTAAAACTCCTTCGTTCAGAAAATATCAATATGCTAACACACCCAATCTTAAGTCACACGCAACCTTATCCAGGAGTGCGGCAGCGGACGGCATGGTACTATTAAAAAATGACAATTCCGCTCTTCCGCTAAACAAAAGCCAAAAAGTGGCATTATTTGGTATCGGATCTTACAAACCGGTGATTGGTGGAACAGGAAGCGGAGCCGTTGTGGTAGCTTACACTGTTGCTCTTGAAAAAGGCCTTTCCCAAATCGGCTATGTGCCCGATACGGCTTTGAAAACAATTTACGTTACCCAGATCAAAGCTGACCTGAAAACGCACCCCGAAAAAAACATGGTATTAGGTAGTCCGCATTTGGTGCCGGAGCCTGAATTAAGAGCGACAGATATCAGCTCAGCAGCAGACCAGGATGATATCGGTATTTTTACCATAAGGCGGAACGCCGGTGAAGGTGCTGACCGAAAAGTGGAAGATTTTTATCTTTCAGAAGCCGAGAAAACACAACTAAAAGCTGTGGCTGATGCTTTCCACGCCAAAGGGAAAAAACTAATAGTTGTATTGAATATTGGCGGCGCTATAGAAATGGAAAGCTGGAACAAAAATGTTGATGCCATTTTATTAGCCTGGCAACCCGGACTGGAAGCAGGAAACGCTATTGCCGATGTTTTGAGCGGAGGGGTTGATCCATCAGGTAAGCTGGCAACAACGTTCCCGGTTAAATATGAAGATGAGCCATCTGCAAAAAGTTTTCCGGGTACACCCGCTAACCGCCCGGCTGAAAGTATATACGACGAAGGAATATATGTAGGCTACCGGTATTTTAATACGTTCAGCGTAAAGACCTCGTATCCGTTTGGCTATGGCCTAAGCTATACCAGATTTGCCTACAGTAATCTAAAATTGAGTGCGGCTACCTTCAGCAAAAAACTAACTGCAACAGTTACTGTCATCAATTCCGGAAAAGTTGCAGGTAAAGAGGTTGTGCAACTTTATTTAAGCGCCCCGAATAAAACATTGGACAAACCTTCAGAGGAATTGAAGGGATTTGGCAAAACAAGGTTACTTCAGCCTGGTGCATCACAAACACTCACTTTTACAATTGATCCTAAAAATCTTGCTTCTTTTAATACTGAAAAGTCAAGCTGGATAGCTGATGCCGGAAAGTATACCGTAAAGATCGGGGCTTCGAGCGAGGATATCAGAATGACTAAGCCATTTGTATTAGCTAAAATGCTGATCGTTGAAAAGGATCATAAAGCAATTGTTCCACAGGTCAGCATCAATGAATTAAAAAAACTGACGAAATGA